The DNA segment CGGCGTCCCCTGGACCACCACCACCGCCAGCGTGGCCAGCGCGGGGACGAGCAGCCACGCGGAGAACCAGGAGGTGGTGGGCCGGGACGGGCGCTGCGCCGCCTCCGCCAGGAGCCGGGCCCGGACGCGCGAGAAGTGGGGCCCGGCCTGGACCGACTCCGCGTGGGCCCCCAGCCGCGCCAGCCGCTCCCGGCAGGCGCCACAGGACTCCAGGTGGGGCGACCTCGGGCCGCCGGCCAGCACCTCGTCCAGGGCGAAGTCCGACAGGTGTTCACTCATGCGGCACCTCCTTGCGCACCACCGGGCTCGCGGGCTCACCCAGCGCGCGGGCCCGCACGCTGATGCGCTGCACCTCGCGCACGATGGTCTTCCGGGAGAGGCCCAGGACCTGGGCAATCTCCTCCTGGGACATCCCGTCCAGGTAGTACAGCGTGGCCACCGTCAGGCCGCGCTCATCCAGCTCGCGCGCCAGCTTCAACAGGAAGTCCCGGCACTCGGTGGACGCCAGCCCATCCACGGAGCCCTCCGTCCCCTCCCCCTCCGGCGCCACGTCCCTCAGCGCTCGCGAGCGGAGCATGTTGAGGCAGACGTTGGTGGTCACCCGGTAGATGAACGTCATCGGCCGGGCCTCGCGCCGGAAGTCGTCCGCTGACTGGAGGAGGCGGACACACGACTCCTGCACCGCGTCCCACGCGTCCGCCTCCCGCTGCAGCAAGGCGAAGGCCCTCCGGTACATCCCAGGTGCGTACCGGTCGTACAGGTCCTGTATTTCCGCGGGGCTCAGCCCTGAACGCATCTTCGCCAGCTTGGACACGCGAACCGGAATTATTGGGACATGGGGGCCGCGCGGGAGGAGCTGCGCACGGCGCGCACCGAGTTGCTCACCTTCTCGCCCACCGAGGTGGTCTGGGGCATCGGGGACCGGAGCGCACAGCCGTCCAGGTGGCCACGCTGCGCATCGCGCCGGGCTCCAACGTGTGCCTGCTCCAGGACGAGTCGGCCCTCAACGCGGTGTTCGCCGCGGGCACCGTCCAGCCCAGGCCTGACGGCTCGCGGCCGCCCGTGCGGCTCCGGCTGCGGCGGAGCCTCCTCGGGCAGACAGGGACGTTCTCCGCCGCGGCCGAAGAGGTGACGGCGGACTTCTCGTTCGCGGCGGACGAGGTCACCCGGCCCGACCTGGTGCCGGGTACCTTCCGGCTGTGCGCATTCAACCCGCAAGCCGTCGCCGTCAGCGCGAAGCTGGACCTGCGGACGAGCTGAGGCTGGCGCCGCGCCCGCGGAGGCTGGTGCCACCGGCACCGGCTCGAGCCGGGCCCGCCGCCCGTGAAGCAGGCGGCGGACCCGTGGACTTCAGCACCTGGCAGAAGTGACTGCGGGTGTTGCAGCAGCGGAGGTGCCTCCGCCTTCAGCGGTGGCTGCTACCTCGCCGTCATCCGCCACGTCTTGCTCTCGGAGCTGCCGCCCTTGCCGTCCTGGGCGATGACCTTCCAGAAGTAGTCCTTGCCGGACTCCAGCGTCACCGTGCGGGTGAGCGCCTGCGTCGGCTGCGCCTCACATGCCTGGAAGGTGAAGGCGGTATTCACACCCCAGACGCAGTGCCGGTAGAGGACCGCGTCCTGGTTCGGGTCGAAGGTGGGCTCCCACTTGAAGGACACCGTCGCGGGAGCGACGGAGAAGTCCCTCGGTGACACCAGCCCCACGGCCCCGGGGTTGCGGTTGGCTTCCACCCGCTCGGACTCCGCGAACGTGTGGGCGAAGATGGGGTCGCCCGTGGCGGCCACGTCCTGCGCGCACTGCTGGCGCCGCACCTCGTTCGTGACGCCCCGGCAGAGCTCCAGCGCCCGCTGCATCGACAGCGCCGGCAGCGCCGGCACGATGGGA comes from the Pyxidicoccus xibeiensis genome and includes:
- a CDS encoding RNA polymerase sigma factor; this encodes MSKLAKMRSGLSPAEIQDLYDRYAPGMYRRAFALLQREADAWDAVQESCVRLLQSADDFRREARPMTFIYRVTTNVCLNMLRSRALRDVAPEGEGTEGSVDGLASTECRDFLLKLARELDERGLTVATLYYLDGMSQEEIAQVLGLSRKTIVREVQRISVRARALGEPASPVVRKEVPHE